The following are encoded in a window of Cryptococcus gattii WM276 chromosome M, complete sequence genomic DNA:
- a CDS encoding Hypothetical protein (Similar to TIGR gene model, INSD accession AAW46771.1; CNM01990), which translates to MPTQTLGKRRLPSGSPPPRSSASASSSRGPPTSSGGLKASQEELGLSALVVCNADQEAKLNYVSESMQDILGYTSADLIGKSVYLIFHPDEVPFLRQIHYQALTEERTACVAYFRVLHREGYYVECCCSYYTVYNMSLALYTRATAEQALTAREVIEISPASQGQFSVKRWSPSAPQTSPPEPIRMFTTTIDIDHPWPKPPKPTPRTFYIMDRFTDSSRVMYVSNDVIINGSSLLKQSFYSIIKPSDRSHVRKYIEAAKKSTPIMFDEQRSGGHGYTTFHVLKIPDLPPAGAIWPQGNDESERSMPGQEFILVEGIFTANSDGLTCIISRVSEDSKTTELPKVKEDNTNSKASAMAIENLTG; encoded by the exons ATGCCTACCCAAACCCTCGGCAAGCGAAGATTGCCTTCAGGCTCACCTCCACCCCGATCCAGCGCTTCCGCGTCGTCCAGCCGTGGACCACCAACAAGTTCAGGAGGTTTGAAAGCTTCGCAGGAGGAGTTGGGGCTCTCGGCTTTAGTAGTGTGTAATGCAGATCAAGAA GCAAAACTGAATTATGTATCGGAGTCGATGCAAGATATTCTTGGATATACCTCAGCCGACTTGATTGGCAAGTCAGTGTATCTCATCTTTCATCCGGATGAAGTTCCGTTCTTGCGCCAGATCCACTA CCAAGCTCTGACGGAGGAACGGACGGCATGTGTGGCCTACTTCCGCGTCCTTCATCGGGAAGGATACTACGTTGAATGTTGCTGCTCGTA CTATACTGTATACAATATGTCTTTGGCGCTGTACACGCGTGCA ACTGCAGAACAAGCCCTTACTGCTAGAGAAGTGATCGAGATCTCCCCGGCTTCTCAAGGTCAATTCTCGGTCAAG CGATGGTCACCATCCGCTCCTCAGACATCCCCTCCAGAGCCCATTCGTATGTTTACCACCACTATCGACATTGACCATCCTTGGCCAAAACCTCCAAAACCTACTCCACGCACATTCTATATCATGGACCGTTTTACGGATAGCAGTCGTGTCATGTATGTGAGCAACGATGTGATCATCAACGGTTCTTCA CTTCTCAAACAATCATTCTACTCCATCATCAAGCCCTCCGATCGTTCTCATGTTCGCAAATACATTGAAGCAGCGAAAAAGTCCACACCAATCATGTTTGATGAACAGCGATCAGGTGGACATGGCTATACGACCTTTCACGTACTAAAG ATTCCAGATCTTCCACCTGCCGGTGCAATATGGCCCCAGGGTAATGACGAGTCTGAACGTTCCATGCCTGGGCAAGAATTCATACTCGTCGAGGGTATCTTCACCGCCAACAGCGACGGCTTGACGTGCATTATCTCCAGAGTATCTGAAGACTCTAAAACAACCGAGCTTCCCAAAGTCAAAGAGGACAATACCAACAGCAAGGCATCAGCAATGGCGATTGAAAATCTGACAGGATAA
- a CDS encoding Hypothetical Protein (Similar to TIGR gene model, INSD accession AAW46984.1) codes for MPSELLHLPPLYAIVGLYRLATDPSIRTPVLDKVKHAAVRGIVVGGVYTAISWKVMDWFIQKFLISGGWWRRGEGVLKESVDGSVKVGLDKFSLSMNVVLYTHLLILLPQLSSILRFFIYKNLKIARSRAYALTVSSRRKPAEFWSQGYIEEWAQPPRVQTGELDKNGRRVRKNVTWISWILWWPTQLVMRKYLLLPLSPSLPLLSPLVTSVLRSLTTAEYLHQPYFEMKGMSNDEIWRWVEERKWAYRAFGFATSLLESVPIIGLFFSISNRIGAAMWAFDLEKRQHLFANNIIRPLQPDQVGFYGMGRVDDLGVDIQKAEDELEKKWSQKTCPEEESGELGGVEGSSLEAPIADNKSNIFELHGEGIGSKEKDKETIL; via the exons ATGCCCTCTGAACTTTTGCATCTGCCGCCTTTGTACGCTATTGTGGGCCTCTATCGTTTGGCAACCGATCCTTCGATTAGAACTCCGGTCTTGGACAAAGTTAAGCATGCTGCTGTACGGGGTATTGTAGTGGGAGGTGTTTATACTGCGATAAGCTGGAAGGTCATGGACTGGTTTATACAGAAATTCCTCATCAGTGGAggatggtggagaagaggagagggagtGTTGAAAGAGAGTGTTGACGGCTCGGTCAAAGTGGGACTTGACAAGTTCTCACTAAGTATGAATGTCGTTCTTT ACACCCACCTCCTCATTCTTTTGCCCCAGCTGAGCTCAATCCTACGTTTCTTCATTTACAAAAATCTCAAAATTGCTCGTTCACGAGCTTATGCTTTAACTGTTTCTTCAAGACGCAAACCTGCAGAATTCTGGTCTCAA GGATATATTGAAGAATGGGCTCAACCACCCCGAGTTCAGACCGGAGAGCTCGACAAAAATGGTCGAAGGGTGCGAAAGAATGTAACTTGGATCAGCTGGATTTTGTGGTGGCCCACTCAGTTGGTAATGCGTAAAT ACCTGCTCCTTCCTTTATCGCCTTCgcttcctctcctctcaCCTCTCGTTACCTCCGTACTCAGATCATTAACAACTGCTGAGTATCTTCACCAACCTTACTTCGAGATGAAAGGTATGTCCAATGACGAGATATGGAGATGGGTGGAGGAACGTAAATGGGCCTACAGAGCCTTCGGGTTTGCAACTTCTCTTTTGGAGAGTGTGCCCATAATCGGCTTGTttttctccatctctaACAGGATTGGGGCTGCCATGTG GGCTTTCGACCTCGAGAAGCGTCAGCATTTATTCGCAAACAACATTATTCGACCTCTTCAACCCGACCAAGTAGGTTTCTACGGCATGGGTCGCGTGGACGATCTTGGGGTCGATATCCAGAAAGCAGAGGACGAACTTGAGAAAAAGTGGAGCCAGAAGACATGCCCTGAAGAGGAGTCTGGAGAGCTTGGAGGCGTCGAAGGTTCTTCCCTAGAGGCTCCTATTGCCGACAACAAGAGCAATATCTTTGAACTTCATGGAGAGGGTATTGGCTCGAAggagaaggacaaggaAACCATTTTGTAA